One region of Oncorhynchus nerka isolate Pitt River linkage group LG22, Oner_Uvic_2.0, whole genome shotgun sequence genomic DNA includes:
- the tmem267 gene encoding transmembrane protein 267: protein MRGYHSKLDSSSSAGGTGGSMPLSLAVETEKAQALLQTFSSASLLASTALGAFCVLADHVMQLVLLQQHLWLRAVLDNTVHCLIGLWSWAIVIGLKKKSDFYEVILAGILASVIDLDHFYMAGSLSLKAATSLPHRPPLHCSSLIPVLCFSLRLVLWLGRLKDSWCSLPWLLFISLASHHIRDGVRHGLWVCPFGNTAPISYWLYVSITATLPHLCSVLMYLTGTRDVISTKHGIAIDI from the exons ATGCGAGGGTATCACTCCAAGCTGGACTCATCCTCCTCTGCTGGGGGTACGGGCGGCTCCATGCCCCTGAGCCTGGCCGTGGAGACGGAGAAAGCCCAGGCATTGCTCCAGAccttctcctctgcctccctACTGGCCAGCACTGCGCTGGGAGCCTTCTGTGTGCTGGCTGACCACGTCATGCAGCTGGTCCTACTCCAACAGCACCTGTGGCTGCGGGCAGTGCTGGACAACACCGTCCATTGTCTGATAGGCCTCTGGTCCTGGGCTATCGTCATTGGCCTCAAGAAGAAGAGTGACTTCTATGAAGTTATCTTAGCAGGGATCCTGGCCTCTGTTATAGACCTGGATCACTTCTATATGGCTGGCTCTCTGTCGCTCAAA GCAGCCACCAGTCTGCCCCACCGCCCCCCCCTCCATTGCTCCTCTCTAATCCCggtcctctgcttctctctgagGCTGGTGCTGTGGCTGGGCAGGCTAAAGGACTCGTGGTGCTCTCTACCCTGGCTGCTGTTTATCTCCCTGGCCTCTCACCACATCCGAGACGGGGTCCGCCATGGTCTGTGGGTGTGTCCGTTCGGCAACACGGCCCCCATCTCCTATTGGCTGTATGTGAGCATCACAGCCACCCTGCCACACCTGTGCTCTGTGCTCATGTACCTGACAGGAACTCGAGACGTGATCTCCACCAAGCACGGCATCGCCATTGACATCTGA